A region of Bacteroidota bacterium DNA encodes the following proteins:
- the aceA gene encoding isocitrate lyase translates to MNTNHEASRMLNSWTLDPRWTGIQRPYTPEAVLRLRGSIRIEQTLAQMGAARFWRLLQRDGYVRALGASTGNQAVEQVRAGLEAVYVSGWQVAADSNDAGQMYPDLSLYPSSSVPNVVRRINNALRRADQIAHMEGVAGPIWFAPIVADAEAGFGGPLNAFEVTKALIESGAAAIHLEDQLSAAKKCGHMGGKVLVSPGEFIQKLAAARLAADTLGVPTVLIARTDANGARLIQGEADPIDEPFLTGERTGEGFYRITGGLDCAIARARAYAPFADLLWCETSTPDLEEARRFAGEIHSDFPDKPLAYNCSPSFNWRRNLSPETIWRFQNELGAMGYRFQFVTLAGFHTLNASMFRLAREYREDGMAAYSRFQEEEFELEREHGFDAVRHQHFVGAAYFDEIQLAVTGGTASTVALKDSTEAHQFSS, encoded by the coding sequence ATGAACACCAATCACGAGGCTTCACGAATGCTGAATTCATGGACGCTCGATCCGCGCTGGACTGGAATTCAGCGTCCCTACACCCCGGAGGCGGTCCTCCGCCTGCGGGGATCGATCCGGATCGAACAGACGCTGGCACAAATGGGTGCCGCCCGGTTCTGGAGGCTGCTGCAGAGGGACGGATACGTCCGGGCTCTCGGGGCCTCGACGGGCAATCAGGCGGTGGAACAGGTGCGCGCGGGACTCGAGGCTGTCTACGTCAGCGGGTGGCAGGTTGCCGCCGACTCGAACGACGCCGGCCAGATGTATCCCGACCTGAGCCTCTATCCCTCGAGCAGCGTTCCGAACGTCGTCCGGAGGATTAACAACGCGCTCCGGCGGGCGGATCAGATCGCGCACATGGAAGGAGTCGCCGGACCGATCTGGTTCGCTCCGATCGTGGCCGATGCCGAGGCCGGATTCGGGGGCCCTCTCAACGCGTTCGAGGTCACGAAGGCCCTGATCGAGAGCGGTGCTGCGGCAATCCACCTGGAAGATCAGCTCTCCGCCGCCAAGAAGTGCGGGCACATGGGAGGAAAAGTGCTCGTCTCGCCGGGGGAATTCATCCAAAAACTTGCGGCGGCGAGGCTCGCCGCCGACACGCTTGGAGTCCCGACGGTCCTCATCGCGCGAACCGATGCCAACGGGGCCCGGCTGATTCAGGGAGAGGCGGATCCGATCGATGAGCCATTCCTGACGGGCGAGCGGACGGGCGAGGGATTCTACCGCATCACGGGCGGGCTTGACTGCGCGATCGCCAGAGCCCGGGCGTATGCTCCGTTCGCCGATCTCCTCTGGTGTGAGACGTCAACTCCCGATCTGGAGGAGGCGCGCAGGTTTGCCGGGGAGATCCATTCGGATTTTCCCGACAAGCCCCTTGCCTACAACTGTTCGCCGTCGTTCAACTGGCGCCGGAACCTCAGTCCCGAAACGATCTGGCGATTCCAGAATGAACTCGGGGCGATGGGTTACAGGTTTCAGTTTGTCACGCTCGCCGGATTCCACACGCTCAACGCGAGCATGTTCAGGCTGGCCCGGGAATACCGGGAGGACGGTATGGCGGCCTATTCCAGGTTCCAGGAGGAGGAATTCGAACTCGAGCGGGAGCACGGTTTTGACGCGGTTCGTCATCAGCATTTCGTGGGGGCCGCCTATTTCGACGAAATTCAGCTTGCGGTAACCGGAGGGACAGCCTCCACGGTGGCTCTGAAAGACTCGACGGAAGCCCATCAGTTCAGCAGTTGA
- the aceB gene encoding malate synthase A produces the protein MKTLTKQETAIRLPGRVEISAPPRPEFSRVLTPDALAFVAGLEREFGQRRKLLLLKRWERQVDIIAGKLPDFLQGTANIRKGDWKVAPIKKDLLDRRVEITAPTDRKMIINALNSGSNVFIADFEDANSPTWTNIVRGQLNVIEAVDRTISFRSPEGKEYRLKDEIATLMVRPRGWHMEEKHVTVDGSPVSAALFDFGLFMFHNGRALTERGSGPYFYLPKMESHLEARLWNDVFVMAQEKLGLPAGTIRATALIETVPAAFEMDEILYELRDHSAGLNCGRWDYLFSMIKKFRHYPEFVLADRSRLAMSTRFLHSYSLALIRTCHNRGAHAMGGMAAHIPVKGDQRLNEEAIARVRADKMREAEDGHDGTWVAHPGLVAVAKDVFDAYMPGPNQIHRKREDVNISAADLLTVPKPVITEQGMRVNIRVALEYFESWLRGIGCVPINNLMEDAATAEISRAQLWQWLHHQTTHLSSGGKITLDLYRKIVTEELAGLLSESVPGESDQRKFRLAAELLDKLVVGRMFSEFFTSIAYTYLE, from the coding sequence ATGAAAACGCTCACGAAACAAGAAACAGCCATTAGGCTGCCCGGACGGGTGGAGATATCCGCCCCCCCGAGGCCTGAATTCTCAAGGGTCCTCACCCCGGACGCCCTCGCTTTTGTCGCTGGACTGGAACGGGAGTTTGGCCAGCGGCGCAAACTCCTCCTTTTGAAACGATGGGAACGCCAGGTGGACATTATCGCGGGCAAGCTGCCCGATTTTCTGCAGGGAACGGCGAACATCCGGAAAGGCGACTGGAAAGTCGCGCCGATCAAGAAGGATCTGCTCGACCGGAGGGTGGAAATCACCGCCCCCACGGATCGAAAGATGATCATCAACGCCCTGAATTCCGGGTCAAACGTGTTCATCGCTGATTTTGAGGATGCCAATTCCCCGACCTGGACCAACATCGTCCGGGGGCAACTCAATGTGATCGAAGCGGTCGACCGCACCATCAGCTTCAGGAGCCCGGAGGGGAAGGAGTACCGGCTGAAGGATGAGATCGCGACGCTCATGGTCCGTCCGCGCGGGTGGCACATGGAGGAAAAGCATGTCACGGTCGACGGCTCGCCGGTCTCCGCCGCCCTCTTCGATTTCGGCCTGTTCATGTTCCATAACGGCAGGGCTCTTACGGAAAGGGGGTCGGGGCCATACTTTTATCTCCCCAAAATGGAGAGCCATCTTGAGGCGCGGCTCTGGAACGACGTCTTCGTGATGGCGCAGGAGAAACTCGGCCTTCCCGCCGGCACCATCCGCGCCACCGCGCTGATCGAGACCGTTCCCGCCGCGTTCGAGATGGACGAGATACTCTACGAACTGCGGGACCATTCGGCCGGCCTCAATTGCGGACGGTGGGACTATTTGTTCAGCATGATCAAGAAATTCCGCCACTACCCGGAGTTCGTGCTGGCGGACCGCTCGCGCCTCGCGATGAGCACCCGGTTCCTCCATTCTTATTCGCTGGCCCTGATCCGGACATGCCACAACCGCGGGGCTCACGCGATGGGAGGAATGGCGGCTCACATACCTGTCAAAGGCGATCAACGGCTCAACGAGGAGGCGATTGCGAGAGTCAGGGCCGACAAGATGAGAGAAGCGGAGGACGGGCACGACGGCACATGGGTGGCGCATCCCGGTTTGGTCGCGGTGGCGAAGGATGTCTTCGACGCCTACATGCCGGGGCCGAACCAGATTCACCGGAAGAGGGAGGACGTGAATATCTCCGCCGCCGATCTCCTGACCGTCCCGAAACCTGTCATCACCGAGCAGGGGATGCGGGTCAATATCCGGGTCGCGCTGGAATACTTCGAATCGTGGCTGAGGGGAATCGGGTGTGTCCCCATCAACAATCTCATGGAAGATGCCGCCACGGCCGAAATATCGCGGGCGCAACTCTGGCAGTGGCTGCACCATCAAACCACGCATCTCTCATCCGGCGGCAAGATCACCCTCGACCTCTACCGCAAGATCGTGACTGAGGAACTGGCCGGACTCCTCTCCGAATCCGTCCCCGGGGAAAGCGACCAGAGGAAATTCAGATTGGCGGCAGAATTGCTCGATAAGCTCGTCGTCGGCAGAATGTTCAGTGAGTTTTTCACCAGCATCGCGTACACATACCTGGAATAG
- a CDS encoding T9SS type A sorting domain-containing protein, producing the protein MSVQVQTGNRGAKRPGIRALGLTALLLLSLRALPAGDSGVAERSAIRKARLIGQGQGSNDLTVMIEYVLAHDQYVSLKMFNILGTEVLTLEQSARTAGVHTVRFDASEVPSGVYIFRLQSGDSVYDRRFVLIQPGMEGVCNHLSEEPVASAGS; encoded by the coding sequence ATGAGCGTGCAGGTTCAAACCGGAAATCGGGGGGCGAAGAGACCGGGCATCCGGGCGCTCGGGTTGACGGCCCTCCTGCTCCTCTCCCTGCGAGCGCTTCCGGCCGGAGATTCCGGAGTGGCGGAACGGAGTGCGATCCGCAAGGCCCGCCTGATCGGGCAGGGCCAGGGTTCCAATGACTTGACGGTCATGATCGAATATGTCCTCGCGCACGACCAATATGTCAGCCTCAAAATGTTCAATATTCTCGGAACGGAGGTGCTCACCCTCGAGCAGAGCGCCCGGACTGCCGGCGTTCATACAGTCCGGTTCGATGCGAGCGAGGTTCCGAGCGGAGTCTACATCTTCAGGCTTCAGAGCGGCGACTCCGTGTACGACAGAAGGTTTGTGTTGATTCAACCTGGAATGGAGGGAGTATGCAATCATTTGTCCGAAGAACCGGTAGCCTCGGCTGGCTCCTGA
- a CDS encoding FlgD immunoglobulin-like domain containing protein, protein MILILMLLSVLSSASGQTHFRFTANTGNNATVATPLTLNPNISGTPLAAGDEIGAFTPAGLCTGAIVWSDTNVALTVWGDDDQTPQIDGMAAGERIYYRVWQRSTNTEFASVNVTYLQGTGFYAANAIYILSSLSAVAPPGAPGLASPSNGATGQSTTVTLDWNTSPGAASYRVQVSTGATFQTYVLDDSTVTGTARQVTGLANGATYYWRVNASNSGGTSAWSSVWSFATAVSGPGAFSLTVPSNGAANQALTGTLSWQSSTGATGYDIFLDTSNPPTTNVSSNQAGTSYAYASLAAGTTYYWSVTAKNAGGSATATGAPWSFTTIVAAPAVPSLSSPANGATGQPTTVTLDWNASPGAASYRVQLSSGATFQSLLLDDSTLTGTSRQVTGLSNGTTYYWRVNAKNGGGTSAWSGAWNFTTSVSPPGAFSLTSPANGAANQAPTGTLSWQSSSGATGYDVFLDTSNPPTTNVSSNQAGTSYAYAALAAGTTYYWSVTAKNAGGSATATGAPWSFATIVAAPGAPVLSSPANGATGQPTTVTLDWNTSPGAASYRLQVSTSATFQSYVLDDSTLTGTSRQVTGLSNGTTYYWRVNAKNGGGTSPWSAVWNFTTSVSPPGAFSLSSPANGAANQALAGTLAWQSSSGATGYDVFLDTSNPPTTNVGSNQAGTSYAYAALAAGTTYYWSVTAKNAGGSATATGAPWSFTTVVGAPGAPVLSLPGNGATGQSTTVTLSWNSSSGAASYHVQVSTSATFQSYVLDDSTLTGTSRQVTGLSNGTTYYWRVDAKNGGGTSAWSAVWNFTTSDSPPGAFSLSSPANGAANQALAGTLAWQSSSGATGYDVFLGTSNPPTTNVSSNQSGTSYAYAALANGTTYYWSVTAKNAGGSTAATGAPWSFTTIVAAPAAPILSSPGNGATGQSMTLTLDWNPSPGGVRYRVQVSTLVTFAALLLDDSLITATARQVGPLADNTIYYWRVAAAGVGGWSDWSQTWGFATGVTSAVPPTLASPPDGATNQPLSPTLAWNASAGADSYDLQVSSTASFATIVENDTSLPVTSRAIGPLQRNTAYFWRVRTVVPGNRSAWSQIWSFTTIPPAPPPPALATPGNGSTGQPAVVTLEWNASPTATAYRLQLSQNQSFSPNMLDDSSLAFTSDRAGPLQNNVTCYWRVCAWNPGGWGNWSSVWQFTTASGVTPVPVATTGDTSGVGTTSAQFNGTVNANGVATTVKFQYGATQSYGYEIPAAQSPVTGSSAIPVSAVVTGLSPGASYHYRVVAQNDSGIAYGQDRYFTTRSPGYPSTLSLGATVQFPSHADRGSFTPADYRIVGLPGATNARADSILGGHSGVDWQLYWDNGSPSNFMRQFSAASPFRFSAGSAYWLIKNGPWSVSGTAPSVQLDNSGNAGIPLHAGWNLITNPFVIPVAWSAVQAANNAPDPIYAFNGSFNESPALQPYSGYYFFNAANLAVLKIPYPSGASIPASTVAAGENGGDWRVGIILSSPGVTDRSTRFGVSRGADRGLNRFDFRKPAGFSSGPLIFFDRPEWDSLYPRFATDIRPETGDLEEWRFEVLSTERERLGLVFSGLAGVPPDLSLVLIDETGAVSVDLRKDTAYNFIHTGGSMKFSVVAGKEEAVKARLESLRPGGFVLGDNYPNPFNPSTDISIGIPFESDIALGVFDLLGREVKVLYRGKITPGRHTFSWDGRDRSGNSLPSGTYFSRLIANGGLWITRKMLLLR, encoded by the coding sequence GTGATCTTGATTCTCATGCTCCTCTCGGTGCTCTCCTCCGCATCGGGACAAACTCACTTCAGGTTCACCGCCAACACGGGAAACAACGCAACGGTTGCGACCCCGCTCACGCTGAACCCCAACATCAGCGGCACGCCGCTCGCAGCGGGCGATGAAATCGGCGCGTTCACTCCCGCCGGGCTCTGTACCGGCGCGATTGTGTGGAGCGACACGAATGTCGCTCTCACCGTTTGGGGAGATGACGATCAGACTCCCCAGATCGACGGGATGGCTGCGGGGGAGCGGATTTATTACCGGGTGTGGCAGCGGTCGACCAACACAGAATTCGCATCCGTAAACGTAACATACCTTCAGGGCACCGGGTTTTATGCCGCAAATGCGATTTACATTTTGTCCTCCCTGAGCGCTGTCGCGCCGCCGGGCGCTCCCGGACTCGCTTCGCCCTCGAATGGGGCGACCGGACAGTCCACGACGGTGACGCTCGACTGGAACACCTCACCGGGAGCTGCGAGCTACCGTGTGCAGGTCTCCACTGGCGCCACGTTTCAAACATACGTCCTCGATGATTCGACCGTGACAGGGACAGCGCGCCAGGTGACGGGCCTTGCGAACGGCGCGACATACTACTGGCGGGTGAACGCGAGTAACAGCGGCGGGACGAGCGCTTGGTCAAGCGTCTGGAGCTTCGCGACAGCCGTTTCCGGCCCGGGGGCCTTCAGCTTGACCGTCCCCTCGAACGGAGCCGCAAACCAGGCGCTGACCGGGACGCTTTCATGGCAAAGTTCCACAGGCGCCACCGGATACGACATCTTTCTCGATACGAGCAATCCTCCGACCACGAATGTCAGCTCGAATCAAGCGGGAACTTCGTACGCATACGCGTCGCTCGCCGCCGGCACAACCTACTACTGGAGCGTGACGGCGAAGAACGCCGGCGGAAGCGCGACCGCGACGGGCGCGCCATGGAGTTTCACGACGATCGTCGCAGCACCTGCGGTGCCGTCGCTCTCATCGCCCGCCAACGGCGCAACCGGTCAGCCCACGACGGTGACGCTCGACTGGAACGCCTCACCGGGAGCTGCAAGCTATCGTGTGCAGCTTTCATCCGGTGCCACGTTCCAATCGCTTCTCCTCGATGATTCGACCCTGACAGGGACCTCCCGCCAGGTGACGGGGCTCTCGAACGGAACGACCTACTACTGGCGGGTAAATGCGAAGAACGGCGGCGGAACGAGCGCGTGGTCGGGCGCCTGGAACTTCACCACGAGTGTTTCGCCTCCCGGAGCGTTCAGCCTGACATCTCCCGCGAACGGAGCCGCGAACCAGGCGCCGACCGGGACGCTTTCCTGGCAAAGTTCCTCCGGCGCCACCGGATACGACGTCTTTCTCGATACGAGCAATCCTCCGACCACGAATGTCAGCTCGAATCAAGCGGGAACCTCCTACGCATACGCGGCACTCGCCGCCGGCACAACCTATTACTGGAGCGTGACGGCGAAGAACGCCGGCGGAAGCGCGACCGCAACGGGCGCCCCATGGAGTTTCGCGACGATCGTCGCGGCTCCCGGGGCGCCGGTCCTCTCATCGCCCGCCAACGGGGCGACCGGTCAGCCCACGACGGTGACGCTCGACTGGAACACCTCACCGGGAGCTGCGAGCTACCGTTTGCAGGTTTCCACGAGCGCCACGTTTCAATCATACGTCCTCGATGATTCGACCCTGACAGGGACATCCCGCCAGGTGACGGGGCTCTCGAACGGCACGACCTACTACTGGCGGGTAAATGCGAAGAACGGTGGAGGAACGAGCCCATGGTCGGCCGTCTGGAACTTCACGACGAGTGTTTCGCCTCCTGGAGCGTTCAGCCTGTCATCTCCCGCGAACGGAGCCGCGAACCAGGCGCTGGCCGGTACGCTTGCCTGGCAAAGTTCTTCCGGCGCCACCGGATACGACGTCTTTCTCGATACGAGCAATCCTCCGACCACGAACGTCGGTTCGAATCAGGCGGGAACCTCCTATGCATACGCGGCGCTCGCCGCCGGCACAACCTATTACTGGAGCGTGACGGCGAAGAACGCCGGCGGAAGCGCGACCGCAACGGGCGCACCCTGGAGCTTCACGACAGTCGTCGGGGCTCCGGGGGCGCCGGTCCTCTCATTGCCGGGGAATGGAGCGACCGGACAGTCCACCACTGTAACGCTCTCCTGGAATTCCTCATCGGGAGCTGCGAGCTACCATGTGCAGGTTTCCACGAGCGCCACGTTTCAATCATACGTCCTCGACGATTCGACCCTGACAGGGACATCCCGCCAGGTGACGGGGCTCTCCAACGGCACGACCTACTACTGGCGGGTGGACGCGAAGAATGGCGGAGGGACAAGCGCATGGTCGGCCGTCTGGAACTTCACCACGAGTGATTCGCCTCCCGGAGCTTTCAGCCTTTCCTCCCCCGCGAACGGAGCCGCGAACCAGGCGCTGGCCGGTACGCTTGCCTGGCAAAGTTCCTCCGGCGCCACCGGATACGACGTCTTTCTCGGCACGAGCAATCCTCCGACCACGAACGTGAGTTCAAATCAATCGGGAACTTCCTACGCATACGCGGCGCTCGCCAACGGCACAACCTACTACTGGAGCGTGACGGCGAAGAATGCAGGCGGAAGCACCGCCGCAACGGGGGCGCCCTGGAGCTTTACGACGATCGTCGCAGCACCGGCGGCGCCGATCCTCTCATCGCCGGGGAATGGGGCCACCGGACAGTCCATGACGTTGACGCTGGACTGGAACCCCTCTCCGGGGGGAGTCAGATATCGTGTGCAGGTTTCCACCCTCGTCACCTTCGCGGCGTTGCTCCTGGATGATTCGCTGATCACGGCCACCGCGCGCCAGGTCGGGCCGCTGGCCGATAACACGATCTATTACTGGAGGGTGGCTGCCGCGGGGGTGGGCGGCTGGAGCGACTGGTCGCAGACGTGGGGCTTCGCGACCGGCGTGACGTCCGCTGTTCCGCCGACCCTCGCGTCCCCGCCCGACGGCGCGACGAACCAACCCCTGTCTCCCACGCTCGCCTGGAACGCATCCGCGGGGGCCGATTCGTACGACCTCCAGGTCTCCAGCACGGCCTCGTTCGCGACAATCGTGGAAAACGACACGTCGCTCCCGGTCACGTCGCGAGCGATCGGACCTCTCCAGCGAAACACCGCCTACTTCTGGCGCGTGCGCACGGTCGTTCCGGGCAACCGGAGCGCGTGGTCTCAGATCTGGAGTTTCACCACAATTCCCCCCGCTCCCCCTCCGCCTGCGCTCGCAACCCCGGGTAACGGATCGACCGGGCAACCGGCGGTTGTGACTCTCGAGTGGAACGCCTCTCCGACGGCGACCGCATACCGGCTCCAGCTCTCTCAAAACCAATCGTTTTCGCCGAACATGCTCGACGATTCGTCGCTCGCCTTCACGTCCGACAGGGCGGGGCCCCTTCAGAACAATGTCACATGTTACTGGCGGGTCTGTGCCTGGAACCCGGGAGGCTGGGGCAACTGGTCGTCGGTCTGGCAGTTCACGACCGCTTCCGGGGTTACGCCCGTGCCGGTCGCAACCACCGGTGATACCTCGGGTGTCGGCACGACCTCCGCGCAGTTCAACGGAACCGTGAATGCAAACGGGGTGGCGACGACCGTCAAATTCCAGTATGGCGCCACCCAATCGTACGGATACGAGATACCCGCGGCACAGAGCCCCGTCACCGGCTCAAGCGCGATCCCGGTGAGCGCGGTCGTCACCGGGCTCTCCCCGGGCGCCTCGTACCATTACAGGGTCGTCGCTCAAAACGACTCCGGGATTGCGTACGGGCAGGACCGCTATTTTACGACCCGGTCTCCCGGCTATCCTTCGACGCTGAGCCTCGGAGCGACGGTCCAATTTCCGTCTCACGCGGATCGGGGCTCGTTCACACCGGCCGACTACCGGATTGTCGGACTCCCGGGCGCCACCAACGCGCGCGCCGATTCAATCCTCGGAGGACACTCCGGCGTCGATTGGCAGCTCTACTGGGATAACGGATCGCCCTCAAATTTCATGAGACAGTTCAGCGCTGCTTCACCCTTCAGATTTTCCGCCGGCAGCGCCTACTGGCTCATCAAGAACGGGCCGTGGAGCGTAAGCGGGACCGCCCCCTCCGTTCAGCTTGATAATTCAGGGAATGCCGGGATACCCCTTCATGCGGGGTGGAACCTGATCACAAACCCATTTGTCATACCCGTGGCCTGGAGCGCCGTACAGGCCGCGAATAATGCCCCCGATCCGATCTACGCCTTTAACGGATCGTTCAACGAGTCACCGGCCCTCCAGCCTTATTCCGGATATTATTTCTTTAATGCGGCGAATCTGGCGGTGCTGAAAATCCCCTATCCTTCCGGCGCCTCGATTCCCGCCTCCACGGTCGCGGCGGGAGAAAACGGGGGCGACTGGCGCGTCGGAATTATTCTCAGCTCGCCCGGGGTGACCGACCGGTCGACCCGATTCGGCGTTTCAAGAGGCGCGGATCGCGGGCTTAACCGCTTCGACTTCCGCAAACCCGCGGGGTTTTCCTCCGGCCCGCTCATCTTTTTCGACAGGCCGGAATGGGATTCTCTCTACCCGCGCTTCGCCACCGACATCCGGCCGGAAACCGGGGACCTGGAGGAATGGCGCTTCGAAGTTCTCTCGACGGAGCGGGAGAGGCTCGGCCTTGTTTTCTCGGGGCTCGCGGGGGTTCCGCCGGATTTGAGTCTCGTCCTGATCGATGAGACCGGCGCCGTTTCCGTCGACCTTCGCAAAGACACCGCATACAATTTCATTCACACCGGCGGGAGCATGAAATTCAGCGTCGTCGCCGGGAAGGAGGAAGCAGTGAAAGCGCGACTGGAATCCCTCAGGCCGGGCGGGTTTGTCCTCGGCGACAATTATCCCAATCCGTTCAATCCATCGACCGATATTTCGATCGGGATCCCCTTTGAATCCGATATTGCGCTCGGAGTCTTCGACCTGCTCGGCCGGGAAGTGAAGGTACTCTACAGGGGGAAAATAACTCCGGGCCGGCATACGTTTTCCTGGGACGGAAGAGACCGGTCGGGGAACAGTTTGCCGAGCGGAACGTATTTCTCGCGGTTGATCGCGAACGGGGGCCTGTGGATCACGCGGAAGATGCTCTTGCTTCGATAA